One window of Triticum dicoccoides isolate Atlit2015 ecotype Zavitan chromosome 5A, WEW_v2.0, whole genome shotgun sequence genomic DNA carries:
- the LOC119300543 gene encoding cytochrome P450 87A3-like — protein MGIFVPQYIALCGVTLVIGWLVQWVYKWINPVCNGVLPPGSMGFPVIGETLDFFKASPSLDIPDFYKLRMKRYGPIFKTSLLGQRVVISTNPEMNRFILQQEDTLFRIWFPRAPAKIFREKSLEAFHGKTHKFIRRCAHTLLGIQTLKDVLLPEMEAAVRERLAAWATKPSVDVRSGAPDLLFELVMKKCLGFDSTKSGQLRSTFDVLFTELLSFPIYFPGTSFYRCMQARKIVQKTVRDTLAERLSAPRNKHGDLLDIIIEELRAEETSLSENLAVDIVSALLFGSVFTLSGVIAVAFKSLHDNPDVVHALEAYFAKWGQDGIVDLKHELEQVLIYGFTRVIRVGRDAEALPEAPPPTPPPARTTTMLPAARRHATIAGLLKSAVVLPRPASSAAPCREI, from the exons ATGGGCATTTTTGTTCCTCAATACATAGCTTTGTGTGGAGTTACACTTGTGATTGGATGGCTTGTACAGTGGGTATACAAATGGATTAACCCGGTTTGCAACGGGGTTCTTCCTCCTGGCTCCATGGGATTCCCTGTGATTGGTGAGACCTTGGACTTCTTCAAGGCAAGCCCTTCCCTAGACATCCCTGACTTCTACAAACTAAGGATGAAAAG GTACGGCCCGATTTTCAAGACAAGCTTGCTGGGGCAGCGTGTGGTTATTTCCACCAACCCGGAGATGAATCGGTTTATCCTCCAGCAGGAAGACACATTGTTCCGTATTTGGTTCCCACGGGCACCGGCAAAAATATTCAGGGAGAAGAGCCTGGAAGCCTTCCATGGCAAAACCCACAAGTTCATCCGAAGATGCGCCCACACGCTGTTGGGTATCCAGACTCTCAAAGATGTGCTCCTTCCTGAGATGGAGGCCGCTGTGAGAGAGCGCCTTGCCGCATGGGCCACCAAGCCGAGCGTCGATGTGCGCAGCGGTGCGCCCGAC CTTCTGTTTGAGCTGGTGATGAAGAAGTGCCTTGGTTTTGATTCCACCAAGTCGGGACAACTGCGGAGCACGTTTGATGTGCTTTTCACAGAGCTCTTATCCTTTCCGATATATTTTCCCGGGACATCATTTTACCGATGCATGCAG GCAAGGAAAATTGTGCAGAAGACAGTCCGGGACACGTTGGCAGAGAGGTTAAGTGCACCAAGGAATAAACATGGCGACCTCCTTGACATAATTATCGAAGAGCTGCGGGCTGAAGAGACATCACTAAGTGAGAATTTGGCTGTTGATATTGTCTCAGCGTTGTTGTTCGGCAGCGTCTTCACGCTATCAGGAGTCATCGCTGTAGCATTCAAGTCACTCCATGACAACCCAGACGTTGTCCATGCCCTCGAG GCCTACTTTGCAAAGTGGGGACAAGATGGCATAGTTGACCTTAAACATGAACTCGAGCAGGTGCTCAT atacggatttaCTCGTGTGATACGCGTCGGCCGTGATGCCGAGGCGCTGCCGGAAGCACCGCcaccaacgccaccaccggcccgcaCCACCACAATGCTGCCCGCCGCTCGGCGCCACGCCACCATCGCCGGCCTGCTCAAGAGCGCCGTCGTACTTCCACGCCCGGCATCGAGCGCCGCGCCCTGCCGCGAGATCTGA